A single window of Opisthocomus hoazin isolate bOpiHoa1 chromosome 5, bOpiHoa1.hap1, whole genome shotgun sequence DNA harbors:
- the FGFBP1 gene encoding fibroblast growth factor-binding protein 1, protein MRIKSFGLLCVLILVSQMLLADCERRKERKKGRQGIEDGGKNQDESNQESEKGRKSKGGKASPKGKFKTKENVECTWAVTNMNAATVHVECKHGNSKFWCEFSGEPSTCAQYAANQKSYWKQVSRSLKKQKQICQDPKSVLKSKVCRKGPQSAHLKLTLSSLLTSVGPAKGNTIHHAKEVVQTPAAASVTEKKLEHSSQDCVEDIDYIDQKKVAEEYCPESLLSFCNFFITMVQDKKC, encoded by the coding sequence ATGAGGATTAAAAGCTTTGGACTTCTTTGTGTGTTGATTCTGGTCTCCCAGATGCTACTAGCTGACTGTGAAAGacggaaggaaagaaaaaagggaagacaaGGCATAGAAGACGGTGGAAAAAATCAAGATGAATCTAACCAAGAAAGTGAAAAAGGGAGGAAGTCAAAAGGAGGAAAAGCATCTCCTAAAGGGAAGTTTAAAACCAAAGAGAATGTTGAGTGCACCTGGGCAGTGACCAACATGAATGCTGCTACTGTGCACGTAGAGTGCAAGCATGGTAACAGCAAGTTCTGGTGCGAATTCTCTGGAGAGCCTTCCACCTGTGCACAGTATGCAGCAAACCAAAAATCCTACTGGAAACAAGTCTCCCGATCCctaaagaagcagaagcagatctgtcaagaccccaaaagtGTCCTAAAATCTAAAGTATGTAGGAAAGGCCCACAAAGCGCTCATCTCAAGTTGACCCTCTCAAGCCTACTAACGTCAGTGGGTCCTGCAAAAGGGAACACGATTCATCATGCAAAGGAAGTTGTTCAGActccagcagctgcctctgtgACTGAAAAAAAGCTAGAACACAGTTCTCAAGACTGTGTTGAAGACATAGATTATATTGATCAGAAAAAGGTGGCTGAGGAATACTGTCCAgaaagcttgctttctttctgcaaCTTCTTTATCACAATGGTCCAAGACAAAAAATGCTGA